In a single window of the Eleginops maclovinus isolate JMC-PN-2008 ecotype Puerto Natales chromosome 6, JC_Emac_rtc_rv5, whole genome shotgun sequence genome:
- the ankrd33bb gene encoding ankyrin repeat domain-containing protein 33B, with translation MVLITEEISEGSKIRENGVSRGIGLGEIPFRTAKVAMDIPSMSITTIDKNEEESDVSEEDYNEEPVADYTRNYWEDDDDVYQEFEELDFDSLPDHSDTHSVASDDSFYPPDNPFVTDFCRPPSPDSPEPISFFKACCNSNSIIVKIMIRQGVTEEEVKETDQNKRSGLIVACYHGYLDIVIALSQCPYLDVNWQDNEGNTALITAAQAGYWYITKYLLNYFPGMDIERRNCHGFTALMKAAMQGRAECVRALMLSGGDIQARDNGRHLTPREWALFTGRYETAYLMQRLMARPCAEQFCDSFSLEWPMLEELVAKAEEPKSCMRRLVDFFSCCPYRFYITNKVDPVDDGVLEHMVQVTTCICSPIMATACRTVCPGSPPCLGKRRQAVQEILRRQRVSELKRMGPERLNNYKRFFQNSRVLLIPKVMDRRASLQPLLTEVATVAMRRASLLPLHLLRRNSVRPGMVVPKVRLCKAPSASYLPEKLKRRSNINQLQIPKWNYKMKKIERRQEEERQTLLPQIRRR, from the exons ATGGTGTTAATAACCGAGGAAATTAGTGAAGGTTCAAAGATTCGGGAGAATGGAGTTTCCAGAGGCATCGGACTTGGGGAGATTCCGTTCAGGACTGCTAAAGTGGCTATGGATATACCGTCAATGTCCATCACCACTATTGACAAAAACGAGGAAGAGAGTGATGTGTCAGAGGAGGACTATAACGAGGAGCCTGTAGCGGATTATACGCGAAACTATTGGGAGGATGACGATGATGTCTACCAGGAGTTTGAGGAGTTGGACTTTGATTCCCTTCCGGatcactcagacacacacagcgttGCCTCAGACGATTCTTTCTATCCTCCAGACAATCCATTTGTGACTGACTTTTGCCGCCCCCCGAGCCCTGACAGTCCCGAGCCCATTTCATTCTTTAAGGCATGTTGCAACAGCAACTCCATCATTGTCAAGATTATGATCAGACAAGGAGTGACCGAAGAGGAAGTTAAAGAGACGGATCAGAACAAAAGA tctggTCTGATTGTTGCGTGCTACCATGGCTACTTGGATATTGTCATCGCCCTCTCGCAGTGTCCATATCTGGACGTTAACTGGCAGGACAACGAGGGCAACACTGCTCTCATTACTGCAGCACAAGCAG GTTACTGGTACATCACAAAATACCTACTCAATTACTTTCCAGGGATGGACATTGAGAGGAGGAACTGTCACGGTTTCACAGCGCTGATGAAGGCTGCCATGCAGGGCCGGGCCGAGTGTGTCAGGGCTCTCATGCTGTCTG GAGGCGATATTCAGGCTCGGGACAATGGCCGCCACTTGACACCCAGGGAGTGGGCTCTCTTCACCGGTCGATATGAGACGGCCTATCTGATGCAGCGACTGATGGCAAGGCCCTGTGCTGAGCAGTTCTGTGACTCCTTCTCCCTGGAGTGGCCCATGTTGGAG GAGCTGGTGGCCAAGGCCGAGGAGCCGAAGTCCTGCATGAGGCGTTTAGTGGACTTCTTTTCGTGCTGCCCTTATAGGTTTTACATAACTAATAAGGTAGACCCTGTCGATGATGGAGTTCTTGAGCACATGGTCCAGGTCACCACCTGTATTTGCTCTCCGATCATGGCCACAGCTTGCCGCACGGTGTGTCCAGGCAGCCCCCCGTGTCTCGGGAAGCGCCGTCAGGCCGTGCAGGAGATCCTGCGGAGGCAACGGGTTTCTGAGCTGAAGCGCATGGGCCCGGAACGACTGAACAACTACAAGAGATTTTTCCAGAACTCGCGGGTCCTTCTTATTCCCAAAGTGATGGATCGGAGGGCCAGCCTGCAGCCTCTGCTAACTGAAGTGGCCACGGTGGCCATGAGACGAGCGAGTCTCCTACCTCTGCATCTGCTGAGGAGGAACAGTGTGCGGCCAGGCATGGTTGTGCCAAAAGTGAGGCTCTGCAAAGCCCCGTCTGCAAGCTACTTACCAGAAAAACTCAAACGGAGAAGTAACATCAACCAGCTCCAGATCCCCAAGTGGAACTACAAGATGAAGAAAATagagaggaggcaggaggaggagaggcaaaCACTGTTACCTCAGATAAGGAGGAGATGA